A single Chanos chanos chromosome 8, fChaCha1.1, whole genome shotgun sequence DNA region contains:
- the LOC115818408 gene encoding uncharacterized protein LOC115818408 has translation MEGCLTLKSTLQVLPMCHRITKWQDASVSGFNSTVFSIDGENITLPCKNVVYQDCSSTTWIYNNENHDNVIELVGHGKVKTEKKNRTSRLSVGSNCSLNIHKVKAKDAGNYTCQQFLHEGGDKTGVDYSVHLTVLKIHPSLKQTEIQSARTVTLYCSLHSQYTQCDDLVRTERLRLSWVNETGADLQNTPTVTISHLSECNISLTVELQDQDNKREWRCQLTKGKEIQTSVCLGTGWTGRMLM, from the exons ATGGAGGGGTGTCTGACCTTAAAGAGCACACTGCAGGTGCTACCCATGTGTCACAGAATCACTAAatggcaggacgcaa gtgtgagtgGATTTAACAGCACTGTGTTCTCCATTGATGGAGAGAACATCACTTTGCCATGTAAAAATGTGGTTTATCAGGACTGCTCCTCAACTACATGGATCTATAATAATGAAAATCATGATAATGTTATTGAACTGGTTGGTCACGGGAaggtcaaaacagaaaagaaaaacaggactaGCAGACTGAGTGTGGGGTCAAACTGCTCTCTCAACATCCATAAAGTCAAAGCTAAAGATGCTGGAAACTACACCTGTCAACAGTTTCTACATGAAGGTGGAGATAAAACTGGAGTGGATTACTCTGTTCACCTGACTGTTCTCAAGA TCCACCCATCCCTCAAACAGACTGAGATACAGTCTGCCAGAACTGTGACTCTCTACTGCTCCCTGCactcacagtacacacagtgtGATGATCTAGTCAGGACTGAAAGACTGAGACTGAGCTGGGTGAATGAGACAGGTGCTGATCTACAGAACACCCCCACAGTCACAATCTCACACTTGTCTGAGTGTAACATCAGTCTGACTGTGGAGCTCCAGGACCAAGACAataagagagagtggagatgccAGCTGACTAAGGGAAAGGAGATACAGACCTCAGTCTGCCTGGGCACCGGATGGACAGGTAGGATGTTAATGTAG